One genomic window of Medicago truncatula cultivar Jemalong A17 chromosome 1, MtrunA17r5.0-ANR, whole genome shotgun sequence includes the following:
- the LOC112418505 gene encoding uncharacterized protein, whose product MSHLFIGCESVGSVWVLLCHRLGFSFVPPGSNKDHYYQFIHLAGLPRSTHLYLKVIWLACVWAIWKVRNNRVFTDTVIDHFHIVEKVKLNSFLRLSSNFEPIAFDFHDRWRHPLFCMGVM is encoded by the coding sequence ATGAGTCATCTCTTCATAGGATGCGAATCTGTTGGAAGTGTCTGGGTTTTACTTTGTCACAGGCTTGGGTTTTCCTTTGTTCCTCCAGGTTCCAATAAGGATCATTACTATCAGTTTATTCATTTGGCGGGTTTGCCACGATCTACTCACTTGTATCTTAAGGTTATTTGGCTTGCTTGTGTTTGGGCAATATGGAAGGTGCGAAACAACCGAGTTTTCACTGATACGGTTATTGATCATTTCCATATTGTTgaaaaagtaaagttaaattctTTCCTACGGCTATCTTCGAACTTTGAGCCTATTGCTTTTGATTTTCACGATCGGTGGAGACATCCACTTTTTTGTATGGGTGTCATGTAA